In the Oncorhynchus nerka isolate Pitt River linkage group LG2, Oner_Uvic_2.0, whole genome shotgun sequence genome, one interval contains:
- the LOC115143195 gene encoding uncharacterized protein LOC115143195 isoform X3, with product MKGKEMTFADPQLTLETYTTSPQPLKMTPLGLVWTMVCLMTTVSCQTLSESDFVRYPRINDTEVLTCECSSRSCQMVFWFRTLHNNLDFQFLLSLNNAGRTNHVASVDKHRFQASKRDGGSKMTFTLHIINISSEDAGLYTCMLQNQKENELWRPGVLLRPGETRPSLLPVTKPQPQGIPNSIPNGRCTKSNYQTPKGCGSKVLWPLVGVLLALAVALISTLYYFSRLPKKCRHQFAKKGPLE from the exons ATGAAGGGAAAAGAAATGACTTTTGCCGACCCTCAGCTAACACTCGAGACATACACCACAAGTCCACAGCCACTCAAGATGACCCCATTGGGACTGGTCTGGACAATGGTGTGTTTGATGACAACAG TGTCCTGCCAGACACTTTCAGAGTCCGACTTCGTCCGCTACCCCAGGATCAACGACACAGAGGTCCTCACCTGTGAGTGTTCCAGCCGCTCCTGCCAGATGGTCTTCTGGTTCCGCACTCTCCACAACAACCTCGACTTCCAGTTCCTTCTCAGCCTCAACAATGCTGGCCGGACCAACCACGTAGCCAGTGTGGACAAACACCGGTTCCAGGCCAGTAAGCGGGATGGGGGAAGCAAGATGACTTTCACACTGCACATCATCAACATAAGTTCAGAGGACGCAGGGCTGTACACCTGTATGCTCCAGAACCAGAAAGAGAATGAGCTGTGGAGGCCAGGAGTTCTTCTCAGACCTGGAG AAACTCGGCCATCATTACTCCCCGTCACAAAGCCTCAGCCCCAAGGCATCCCAAACAGCATCCCAAACGGCCGCTGCACCAAAAGCAACTATCAGACCCCAAAAG GCTGTGGCTCCAAGGTTCTCTGGCCTTTGGTTGGAGTGCTGCTGGCCCTGGCTGTGGCTTTGATCTCCACACTGTACTACTTCAGCC GACTACCCAAAAAGTGTCGACATCAGTTTGCCAA GAAAGGACCATTGGAGTAA
- the LOC115143195 gene encoding uncharacterized protein LOC115143195 isoform X2 — protein sequence MPVVLEVQRCMKGKEMTFADPQLTLETYTTSPQPLKMTPLGLVWTMVCLMTTVSCQTLSESDFVRYPRINDTEVLTCECSSRSCQMVFWFRTLHNNLDFQFLLSLNNAGRTNHVASVDKHRFQASKRDGGSKMTFTLHIINISSEDAGLYTCMLQNQKENELWRPGVLLRPGETRPSLLPVTKPQPQGIPNSIPNGRCTKSNYQTPKGCGSKVLWPLVGVLLALAVALISTLYYFSRLPKKCRHQFAKKGPLE from the exons ATGCCGGTGGTTCTAGAAGTCCAGAG ATGCATGAAGGGAAAAGAAATGACTTTTGCCGACCCTCAGCTAACACTCGAGACATACACCACAAGTCCACAGCCACTCAAGATGACCCCATTGGGACTGGTCTGGACAATGGTGTGTTTGATGACAACAG TGTCCTGCCAGACACTTTCAGAGTCCGACTTCGTCCGCTACCCCAGGATCAACGACACAGAGGTCCTCACCTGTGAGTGTTCCAGCCGCTCCTGCCAGATGGTCTTCTGGTTCCGCACTCTCCACAACAACCTCGACTTCCAGTTCCTTCTCAGCCTCAACAATGCTGGCCGGACCAACCACGTAGCCAGTGTGGACAAACACCGGTTCCAGGCCAGTAAGCGGGATGGGGGAAGCAAGATGACTTTCACACTGCACATCATCAACATAAGTTCAGAGGACGCAGGGCTGTACACCTGTATGCTCCAGAACCAGAAAGAGAATGAGCTGTGGAGGCCAGGAGTTCTTCTCAGACCTGGAG AAACTCGGCCATCATTACTCCCCGTCACAAAGCCTCAGCCCCAAGGCATCCCAAACAGCATCCCAAACGGCCGCTGCACCAAAAGCAACTATCAGACCCCAAAAG GCTGTGGCTCCAAGGTTCTCTGGCCTTTGGTTGGAGTGCTGCTGGCCCTGGCTGTGGCTTTGATCTCCACACTGTACTACTTCAGCC GACTACCCAAAAAGTGTCGACATCAGTTTGCCAA GAAAGGACCATTGGAGTAA